The Anopheles coluzzii chromosome 2, AcolN3, whole genome shotgun sequence genome window below encodes:
- the LOC120951808 gene encoding uncharacterized protein LOC120951808, translating to MEQDKKERFLTSQLVDKIIQSNADLQDYRTVSAGDRTLTTPQGLDGFMSVIHRLTLKLTHQRSGATKCLTVMVKVMKGDDNFRQKSLGLVLFPNEINVYSAVIPAFERLVRDAGAALDLRTLAPRIYLAESGVRYPAYSDQEETFLVMEDVSLAGFVPGPRLNLDQTHLELMARKIAQFHACSYALRVAGQSETLGRLVKQIIPLNFLQDGKIFFESYDIVFKVVFERLFRYFDEKPALLEQAIVGDRVRALRSKYGTTPSALMQRCLERDEQYSVILHGDYNRNNVLFRYEGKVPQDVMLIDFQENRYGSPALDLSFFMYMNMPPEAWANGGWDQLLAVYHRELMRCLCDIVKLHPDDEALQPYRFDAMKEHLQKHFIYGAIIAIKFLPCMLANEQEVQEIVHHFHTDVTAEAFRQIYLIAGGEIVNERISKVMVHAAQQGYLDMVDKE from the exons ATGGAGCAAGACAAAAAGGAAAGGTTTCTCACATCGCAGCTGGTTGACAAAATCATTCAATCGAATGCAGATCTGCAAGACTATCGCACCGTGTCAGCGGGAGACCGTACACTTACCACACCCCAAGGTTTGGATGGGTTTATGTCGGTCATACACCGGTTGACGTTAAAACTCACTCACCAACGCAGCGG TGCTACGAAATGTCTGACCGTGATGGTGAAGGTAATGAAAGGTGATGATAACTTTCGCCAGAAATCGCTCGGACTCGTACTCTTCCCGAACGAGATCAACGTTTATTCGGCTGTGATTCCGGCGTTCGAGCGGCTGGTGCGTGATGCTGGCGCTGCGCTCGATCTTCGCACGCTCGCACCCCGGATCTATCTGGCCGAGTCGGGCGTCCGCTATCCCGCCTACAGCGACCAGGAGGAAACGTTTCTCGTAATGGAAGATGTGTCATTGGCGGGCTTTGTCCCAGGGCCCCGGCTGAACCTTGATCAAACCCATCTAGAGCTTATGGCACGCAAGATAGCTCAGTTCCACGCCTGTTCCTACGCTCTGCGTGTTGCTGGACAGTCGGAAACACTGGGCCGGCTGGTCAAACAGATCATTCCCCTCAACTTCCTGCAGGATGGTAAAATCTTCTTCGAAAGCTACGATATCGTGTTCAAGGTCGTGTTTGAGCGACTCTTCCGGTACTTCGACGAGAAGCCGGCACTGCTTGAGCAGGCCATTGTAGGGGACCGTGTCAGGGCATTGCGGAGCAAGTATGGTACCACTCCCTCCGCACTGATGCAACGTTGTCTCGAGCGGGACGAGCAGTACTCGGTGATTCTCCACGGAGACTACAACCGGAACAATGTGCTGTTTCGCTACGAGGGGAAAGTGCCTCAGGATGTAATGCTGATCGATTTCCAGGAGAATCGGTACGGCTCCCCGGCCCTTGATCTGTCGTTCTTCATGTACATGAACATGCCACCGGAAGCGTGGGCAAACGGGGGCTGGGATCAGCTGCTCGCCGTGTACCATCGGGAGTTGATGCGATGTCTTTGTGACATCGTCAAACTACATCCAGACGATGAGGCACTACAACCGTACAG GTTCGACGCAATGAAGGAGCATTTGCAGAAGCACTTTATTTACGGTGCGATCATAGCGATCAAGTTTCTACCCTGCATGCTGGCCAACGAGCAGGAGGTACAGGAGATTGTGCATCACTTCCACACGGACGTTACGGCGGAGGCATTCCGTCAGATCTATCTCATTGCGGGTGGTGAAATCGTGAACGAACGAATCTCCAAAGTGATGGTACATGCCGCTCAGCAAGGTTATCTGGATATGGTGGATAAGGAATAA